AGTTGATTCGCGCGGTTGACGGCAAGCTGGCCCCAGACCTTTTCAGCCGCCGCATAGTAGCGGGGGAGAATCAGCTCAATGAGTTTCCTGCCGGCAGGCGTCAGCATCACGCGATAAGCACGGCGGTCGTCCGCGCTGTCGCGGCGCTGCACAAGGCGGCGCGCCTCCAGGCGGTCCACCAGGCCGGTCACGTTCGAGCGATGCATGATGAGCGACCGGCTGAGTTCGATTTGCGTGCAACCGGCGGGATGGTCACAAAGCAGATTGAGCACGTTGAACTGGCTCGGGCTGAGATCCCACCGGGCAAAGAACAGCCGGCTGGCGTTCCAGAGCGTCTCCGCCGTGCGCAAGAGTTGCAGCAAGGCGTGGTACCGGGGTCCGGGGGAAACGGCCGTCTGGGGGCGCATACCGGGATTGTCTATATTCAGATTGTTTATATGTCAACAATTATCCTCCCCGCGGCCCGGTCGCCCGGATGTGCCGGGCCCGCCACGCTTTCGCATGTGCGTTGCCAAGCGCCGCTTTTATTGGATACGATATTGGCGTGAGACAGTTTTTGGCGTTGGCTGGACTGTGGGTGCTGTTGGCCGCCGTTGCGCTCCGCGCGGTGGAGCCGGACGACCGGTTCGTCCGCATCTATACCTTGATCCAGCAGGCGGATGCGTTGAAGAAAGGCGGGCGGGAAGACCAGGCAAGGCAAAAGTATGTTGAAGCACGGGGAGAACTCGAATCTCTACGCAAGGAGTATCCCGGCTGGAATGAAAGCGTCGTCGAATTCCGACTCAAATACATTGCGGAAAAATTGGGACAAAACGGTGATTTATCCGGAAAAAGTCCGGCCGACGCGGAAGCAGCCAAAGCGTCCCGGGCCGGCGAATCCAACGGCACCGTCCAACTCCTGCAGGGACAGGTCCGCCAGTTGACGGCCGACAAGGAATTGCTCCAGGCCAGACTCAAGGAGGCGTTGACCGCGCAGCCGGCGGCAGTGGACCCGCGCGAGCTGGCGAGGGCCGAGGAACGAATCAAGGTCCTGGAGAAACAGGTCGGAGTGTTGAAGGCCAACCTGGAGAAGGCGGAATCAAAGCCGGACAAGCCGGTCGATCCCGTGGTGCTGGAGGACGCGCGCAAAGCGTTGGATGTGGTCTCTCAAAAGCTCGCGCGGCAGACCGAGCTGACCGCCACCGCGACATTGGAAAAAGAGGCGCTGCAAAAACGCCTGCAGGCGTTCATCGATGGTGATGAAATAAGAGCGCTGCGATCCGAAAATGAATCCTTGAGAAGACGGGCCGGCGGGTTGGCGGCCACGGCCGACGCGCAAACTGGTGCGCCCGCCAACGGGAACGAGAAACCGGAAGGCCGGCCCGCCGAACCCGCAGAGCGGCGCGGCGCAGCTGTGGCGCTAAAAACAAATACGCCCGGAAAAGGAACGAGTGAACGGGAAACAATCGCACCAACCAACGTGGTGATGGTGTCCGCTTTACAAACCGCGCTGCGATCGGTTCAACAGGAAAGGGACGAGTTACAGAGGAAACTTGACGCAGCGACCAGGGAGTTGGACGACTTCAGGGCCCGCAAGCCGTCGGCCCAAACGAATCCACGGACGGACCGGGCCACGGTATCGGGCCTGAGAACCGGTGTTTTCGACACAGGGAAACCTTCTGGTCCGCCCGAAGAGCAGGCTTTGCTGAAGCCGCCGGATACCACCTCACCAGAGAGAAGCGATGCGACCGGAAAAAAGCCTTCGGGGATGCGGCCGCCAGCGGAGTCACCCCTGCTCACTGAAGCCGCGCGCGCGTTTGCGGCTCATCGTTACGAAGAGGCGGAAAAGAAATACTCTGCGGCCCTGCGCATTGAAGGGAAGAACGCGAACGTTCTGGTCAGGCTCGCGGCGGTCCAGATCGAGCAAGGCCGGCTGGCCGACGCGGAACGAAACCTGGGCGAGGCGCTGATGGCCGATCCCAAGGACACCTCCAGTCTGTCACTCCTGGGCACCCTGAAAATCCGCGAAAAAAAATATGATGCGGCACTCGACGCGCTCAGCCGCGCCGCCCAGCTCGATCCAACAAATGCCGACATTTTTCAGCATCTCGGAGTCGCGCTGGCGGAGAAAGGACTGCGCGAACCCGCTGAGTCGGCGTTCCGGCGCGCGCTCCAACTCGCGCCCGATAACCCGGGGGCGCATCACGGCCTGGCGGCGGTTTACGCGGGCCGGCACCCCCCTTCGCTGGAACTGGCACGCCGGCACTATCAGAAAGCGCTGCAGGCCGGAGGCGCGAAAGATCCGGAACTGGAGAAGGTTTTAGACGCGCACAAGCCCGGGGTACCGTCAAAATGAACGCTGCGCGACCGGGCAAATCCGATTTGTTTTGCGGGCGGCTGCGTTGTTGTTCATTCGTGGGTCACGGTTATCGGAAATGTTGCGTCAATATCTC
This DNA window, taken from Candidatus Angelobacter sp., encodes the following:
- a CDS encoding MarR family transcriptional regulator; the encoded protein is MRPQTAVSPGPRYHALLQLLRTAETLWNASRLFFARWDLSPSQFNVLNLLCDHPAGCTQIELSRSLIMHRSNVTGLVDRLEARRLVQRRDSADDRRAYRVMLTPAGRKLIELILPRYYAAAEKVWGQLAVNRANQLVNDLACVCANAGKVARNEKT
- a CDS encoding tetratricopeptide repeat protein; translation: MRQFLALAGLWVLLAAVALRAVEPDDRFVRIYTLIQQADALKKGGREDQARQKYVEARGELESLRKEYPGWNESVVEFRLKYIAEKLGQNGDLSGKSPADAEAAKASRAGESNGTVQLLQGQVRQLTADKELLQARLKEALTAQPAAVDPRELARAEERIKVLEKQVGVLKANLEKAESKPDKPVDPVVLEDARKALDVVSQKLARQTELTATATLEKEALQKRLQAFIDGDEIRALRSENESLRRRAGGLAATADAQTGAPANGNEKPEGRPAEPAERRGAAVALKTNTPGKGTSERETIAPTNVVMVSALQTALRSVQQERDELQRKLDAATRELDDFRARKPSAQTNPRTDRATVSGLRTGVFDTGKPSGPPEEQALLKPPDTTSPERSDATGKKPSGMRPPAESPLLTEAARAFAAHRYEEAEKKYSAALRIEGKNANVLVRLAAVQIEQGRLADAERNLGEALMADPKDTSSLSLLGTLKIREKKYDAALDALSRAAQLDPTNADIFQHLGVALAEKGLREPAESAFRRALQLAPDNPGAHHGLAAVYAGRHPPSLELARRHYQKALQAGGAKDPELEKVLDAHKPGVPSK